In a genomic window of Brassica rapa cultivar Chiifu-401-42 chromosome A10, CAAS_Brap_v3.01, whole genome shotgun sequence:
- the LOC103846445 gene encoding probable serine/threonine-protein kinase PIX7: MGLDDTDAVKAKVNLQLKKQSNESENHKKKKKNNGGGDEEEEASGCWLNLRFMFGCVPSKPDVDGASSSPSLYATTSPIVESKQANEKPNDQPVSSTTTTTTTSNAGSSSSTPMISEELKVYSNLTKFTFNDLKLATRNFRPESLLGEGGFGCVFKGWIQEHGTAPVKPGTGLTVAVKTLNPDGLQGHKEWLAEINFLGNLLHPNLVKLVGYCIEDDQRLLVYEFMPRGSLENHLFRRSLPLPWCIRMKIAVGAAKGLSFLHEEALKPVIYRDFKTSNILLDSDYNAKLSDFGLAKDAPDEGKTHVSTRVMGTYGYAAPEYVMTGHLTSKSDVYSFGVVLLEMLTGRRSMDKNRPNGEHNLVEWARPHLLDKRRFYKLLDPRLEGHFSIKGAQKVIQLAAQCLSRDPKVRPKMSDVVEALKPLPHLKDMASSSYYFQTMQAERLKNGLGRSQGFGSRKGQPQPVFRTLSSPHGSQGGNGFGSRKGQPQPVFRTMSSPHGASPYRPQIPSPKPKGATT; the protein is encoded by the exons ATGGGTTTGGACGATACTGATGCTGTGAAAGCTAAAGTAAACTTGCAATTGAAGAAGCAATCTAACGAGAGTGAGaatcacaaaaagaagaagaaaaacaatggCGGTggcgacgaagaagaagaagcaagtgGGTGTTGGCTCAACTTAAGGTTTATGTTTGGTTGCGTACCTTCAAAACCAGATGTTGATGGTGCTTCTTCTTCCCCTTCTCTCTATGCCACTACCAGCCCCATCg TGGAAAGTAAACAGGCAAATGAGAAACCAAATGATCAACCAGTTTCCTCcacgacaacaacaacaacaactagcAACGCGGGAAGCTCTTCCTCAACCCCAATGATCAGCGAAGAACTTAAGGTTTATTCTAACCTCACCAAGTTCACTTTCAACGACCTTAAGCTAGCTACCAGAAACTTCAGACCCGAGAGTCTTCTCGGAGAAGGAGGTTTTGGTTGCGTCTTCAAAGGATGGATCCAAGAACACGGTACTGCTCCTGTTAAGCCCGGTACAGGTCTCACCGTAGCTGTCAAAACCTTGAATCCTGATGGACTTCAAGGTCACAAAGAATGGCTT GCTGAGATTAATTTCCTTGGGAACCTTCTTCATCCTAATCTAGTAAAGCTGGTTGGTTACTGCATAGAAGATGATCAAAGACTGCTTGTTTACGAGTTTATGCCTAGAGGAAGTTTAGAGAATCATCTTTTTAGAA GGTCGTTGCCACTTCCTTGGTGTATACGGATGAAGATTGCGGTAGGAGCTGCAAAAGGTCTCAGTTTCCTCCATGAAGAAGCTTTGAAGCCTGTCATCTACCGAGATTTCAAAACGTCAAACATTTTACTTGATTCA GACTACAATGCAAAACTATCTGATTTTGGACTTGCCAAAGATGCTCCTGACGAAGGCAAAACACATGTTTCTACTCGTGTTATGGGTACTTATGGTTACGCTGCTCCAGAGTATGTTATGACCG GTCACTTGACGTCAAAGAGCGATGTGTATAGTTTCGGTGTGGTTCTTCTCGAGATGCTAACTGGACGAAGGTCTATGGACAAGAACCGACCAAACGGTGAGCACAACTTAGTGGAATGGGCGAGACCGCATCTACTTGACAAAAGAAGGTTTTACAAGTTGCTTGATCCGAGGCTGGAAGGTCATTTCTCGATCAAAGGCGCACAAAAGGTGATTCAGCTCGCTGCACAGTGTCTTAGCCGTGACCCCAAGGTTAGGCCAAAGATGAGTGATGTTGTCGAAGCGCTCAAACCGCTTCCTCATCTTAAAGACATGGCAAGCTCTTCTTACTACTTCCAGACAATGCAAGCCGAGCGTTTGAAAAACGGGTTGGGTCGGTCTCAGGGGTTTGGATCAAGAAAAGGACAACCACAACCCGTGTTTAGGACACTGTCTAGTCCTCATGGATCTCAAGGAGGAAACGGATTTGGATCAAGAAAGGGGCAGCCACAACCTGTGTTTAGGACAATGTCAAGTCCTCATGGTGCGTCGCCTTACCGACCTCAGATTCCTTCTCCGAAGCCTAAAGGAGCAACTACATAG